The Bacteroidota bacterium genomic interval AATTAGTGTATAGTTTGTGATTTAAGCCCAGTTCGGTAGACCTGATCGGGTTTCCGATAGCCGAGTGTTGTATGTGGACGTTCGTGATTATAGAGCCAGACTGCCTCTCGTAATGCCTGGCGTACTTGCTTGAGGTTGATAAAGCAACCATCAAGTCCATATTCCAGTTTGAGTATGCCATTGACC includes:
- a CDS encoding integrase core domain-containing protein, producing VNGILKLEYGLDGCFINLKQVRQALREAVWLYNHERPHTTLGYRKPDQVYRTGLKSQTIH